ttggattCAGAGAcgctcccgcctctgcctcccaagtgctacgatttaggattacaggtgtgcggcaCACTGTTCAGGAGATTGCTCAATCACTGAATCTTTGACCTGGAGGGAATTTGGCCCAGCAGAGAGCCTGACTATTGCAAGCCAAAATTCACTAGAACAGAGTTCTCTATGGTGCACCTGAGTAGAGGTAGACGACTTAGCAAAGGCTCGGGTATCTGATGTAACTCTTGGCCATGACGTTGCCTtgtaaagaaagacaggaaggcagTGGGGTGAGACAGTTCCTCCCTGGATTCTCAGCACTCTGTGGCTGGGGCAGAAGGACTGccagtttaagggcagcctgtgCTACGGGCGATGGAAGTGCCGAgtgtgggggcgcacacctttaatcccagcattccgcggaggcagaggcaggggggatctctgagttcaaggccagcctggtctacaacttgAGGCCAgggccgttacacagagaaaccctgtctcaaaacgcaaacaaacaaacgcgATCAGTCTGCCTCTGTACTTGGGGTGAAAGGCTGTCTCCTCGCCTGgctgggtttttaattttattttataaaatgagtttTCCAGGAGCTTGGTTGGCAGGATGGTTGGCTCGCACGCCCGAGGCCCCAGCCTAGAAAGAGATGGGGTTGGAGTACGGACCTCCCGTATAGTAAAACACAGATTTAACTATCTTTTCGGGCTACTCCCCTTCGTACCCAAATATGGCACCTTCCCTATGCAGGGCCTAAAACACTTCCGCCCTGTTCAGAAGCGCCTTCCGCCTTCGCGTGACACCGGGCACCTGCTGGCGCCAACCTGCGGTACGAGGCTGCTCGAACTAGGCTTTGAAGGATGAATAAAACTCACCATGGAGCAAGTCCCACCGGATGAAAAGCTGATCGTAGCATTCCTCAGGTAAAAGAAGCGGCACCAGCAGCCCCTTAAGCGGCCCGTCTACCTCACCGGCCATGTTGGAAAAGTAGCTTCCGCCAGGCTGGGTAGGCCGGCCATTGACCCGCGCCGCGCGTGCGCAGTCTGCACACTCCGCCTCGGTCGCCCGAGGGACGCGGCTGCACCGCCCTTTCTTACGCCACCCTCGCCCGCTTCAGTGACCTCAGACAGGCGCTCCCGCCTTCGCGGACTTGGGTTTCGTACGCGCCTTGGCGCTCGAAGTTTCCGGCGCGTCAGAGCACTGCGCCTGCGCAGTTAGGGCCTCCGCGCTTTTGTTCGCGCCATCAGCTCTGACGGCAcggcctgcccctccccccttcctctgtccctcctgcgTCTGCGCCATCTTGTCTTCTCTCGGCCTACTTTTATATTGTTTGAAGTTGTAAAGGAGAAGAGTATGGAGTTAGTCTTCAAGATGGCGCTAGTGAGGGCGCTACggctgtctttctctctctctctttttttttgtccctCCCCTCTTGATTTCTCCAGAGGGAATGGCACCGGGAAAAGAGGCCGTTCTGGGCATCCCTGCTAgttccctgcttcttcctcctcagttTGTCCAGGTGGTAGAAGATGACagtgaggcagaagaggagggagctCAGCTTCCGGAGAGCAGACCCTGAGTCAGCACGGGGTACGCAGAGATCGCAGCCTCTGCTGTGTCTAGGCGGGACCCCCAAAGGACGGTGGCAAAGGGCCCAATATCTGTCTGGGAAAGGGCCCTTAGGGTCAGGCGAAGAGAGGCCACGCTGCGTTCCTCCGCCCGGTGAAGCCCACTCACGGCGCACTCCGCTGGTAGATGTGCGCCTAAGTTGTATCTCCGCCTCAACCTCGTTCCCGGGGACAGGTGCTGGGCAGGGGTGCTGCCTCATGTGCCTGATTTCTGTAACTTTGGGGGCTCTTACAACTAGAAAAGCACCCATCCTTGGCTCCCACCCGTTGCACCATACCCCAACTATAAATagtagtttgggttttttttaggtttttcgaggcagggtctctgtaaccttggccgtcctggactccctttgtagaccaggctggcctcgaactcacagcgatccgcctgcctctgcctcccgagtgctgggattaaaggcgtgcaccaccacacccggctgaaatCCCTTTTTATTATCTGGACCTGGGCTGCCATGCAGGAGGCACCACTCCCTCTCCTTCTGATAACACCAGGTTTCAAGGGTATTTTTGAAGCcggttccaggacagacagccagggctaaaacagaaacccatgtctcgaaaaaccaaaaaagaaaaaaaagtggggctgAAGCTGTTCCTCAGAGCACAACCTTTAGAGAAGTTAGAGCACACCTGGCCACGTGGAGGAGGAGTCTCACACACAGCTGCCTACTCAGAATTTGTGTGTTGTACCTCTGGCTGTACACAGGGGTCAGGGGGGGACTGGGCCCTTATGTTAAGGGAATAGGCAGCCATTGGGcccagaagggaggagggagttcACCAGCAGCTGTGCTGGCCATGGAGGGATGTACCCATGAGGGCATTTGGTCACTCTGGTATTTTCATCCCTTTTTGCCAGCTGTCTCTTGGTGACTCAACCATAGGAAAGCACATGACAAGAAACCCGTGGCTTTTAATCCTGGCAGGACAAGGGAAGCCAAGGACAATGTCTTTAAGTTTCAGTCCTCTTCGTGAGCAAGGGAGTGGGGCCCCACCATCCCCCTTATAAAATCTCCAATTTTGTTCTtaaagacagggaaggaaggcaaCTTTGTTGAGTCAGTTGCATGTTGAAGTGAAGGTGCGTCTTGGTGACCCACAGAGTGGCTGAGAGCGCATGCTCAAAGGGGCTGGTAGGCTGGTTGTCGTCTCCTGGAAATGCAGAAGGCGAGGAGCACCAAGGTGAGGAGACCGAGGAGGACCAGGCCAATGATGAGGGGCAGCAAGAGGGACTGGTCACCAGGGCAAGAGAAACCTGGGGGGACAGTGGGCCAttaggagctgctgcagaggtggatgggatggggggggggaatggaaggGAAAGGGGGTGATGGAAGGTGGGAGACGTCAACCCCATAGTTTAGAGCCGTGAGTAAAGGGGAAGTAGGCGTCTTGGTAGAGGAGGCTGAAGTTCAGAAAGAGCTgtgggagccaggcgtggtggtgcacacctctaatcccagccctcgggaggcagaggcaggtggatctctgtgagtaggaggccagcctggcctacaaagggagtccaggacagccaaggctacacagagagaccgtggttggggaggaggggtggcAAGGAAAGAAAGCGAGCAGTAGGGCAGtaggggagtaggggagaggtTCCCAGCGTAGTTGTGGCAGGAGACTTCCAGGAAGAGAGGGGTTGGGTGGGGCTTACATGGCCCGAAGCGCCCTGTGTCAGGCAGCTGAGCAGCCTGCAGCCGCAGGGAGAGCAGGTCGATGCGAACAGCTGGGGAAAGAGCAATGCTTGAGTTCCTGCAGCAGAAGCTCCGGCCTAGGGGCGCGTGGAGCAGCCGAAGAGATGGGTTCTGAGCCGAGAAGGTCCACTCTGGCGAAGTTAGGAGTGAAGGGTCAATCCAGGAGGACTCCTGAGCCACCCCTCTCCCACACCGCAACCTGGACACCAGGTGGGGTGATGCCAAGGGAAGGTTACTCACGGTCGGCCTGCGGGAAGGACACATTGTACTCCACTGCCATGTAGTTGAGGTAGACTACACCCGGGCTCTGCTGCAGGTCCTTGAGATGAACAGAAAGGCTCAGGACTGCGGTGGTGGTGGCATCCATGTCCACAGAGCAAGGAGGGAGGCTCAGGGAGTGCAGGCATGCAGTGCGGGAGAGCAAGGAGAAAGGCAAATCAAGCGTGTACCTGCTTGAATCCAAAGGTGAGCTGTCCATAAGGAAAtgagagaggcaggtggggatTGGCCTTGTCGCAGCCCCCCTGGACCTTGGTTTTGTTGGGATTCAATACAGAGATGCCCCAGGCCTGCGGAAGTGAATACCACCGTGGGTCTGAGATGGACAGATGAACCATCCAGTGGTTTataccctcttctgtccctcCGCCTCCTGAGCCACCCCAGACTTGCCTCTTGTACCCTTTAAGCCCCGTGCCTTAGCTTTACCTTTCCTCCACCCTGGGTTGGGTACAGGATTCGAATCTGAATTTGGGCTTGGAGCTGAACACATGGCTGGGAATCATTAGCCCATGTGTAGTTTCCAAGAGCCCCCTTGGAGCCGGGACTAGGACTTGGAGAGGGTGGAGGTGGTCCAGGATGAGGGCCGCTGGTGGAGAACCTTGGAGTACTAGCAGTGCCGTTCGCGGTGGGATAAACTGTGGCGTTCCCATGGCTGCTGGTGGTGGCGGGGTTGTGCGTAGGGGTAGTTTCATGTCCAGAGCTGGTAGCAGTACCATTACTTGTAGGATGAACTGTGCTGTTGGCGGGACTGGTGGTGGTGAGCCTGTGGCTGCTCGTAGGGCTTGCTGTAGGTGTCACCGTGAAGGATGGCAGCAGAGTAGCGGCTTTTTTTTTAGGACAGTCTTTCCCTGTTCCTTGGGCTTCCAGCAAGAGATTGGTTGGCAACCCAGGTACAAGTTCCTGCCCAGGAGCTCCCTCTGCcccatctcccatctctccttACCTCCGAGCAGGCCCAGCAAGATCAGACACCACACAGGGAGCCTCATGGCAGAGCTGCGCAAAGTCCAGCTGGGCTGCAACAGCTCCTTCCGCAACCCAGTCCCTCTGCATTCAGttggaagaggaaatgaaagtctAACTTCCTTAAGATAATCCCACCCCAAAGCTGACTCAGGTTAGGGTAGGGGACGACTCAGCTCTAGCCTTTAGTCATTGGTTTCAAGACAGTGGTGGCCTTTTGAGTGGGAGGTAACAAAGCCCTAGTTAGCACGTGAGGATGAGGCCGTTGACTTGCCTAACTTGCTCTACTTGGAGTTTACAGGAAAGGCAAAGAAATGGGAAGGCCTTCTCATTGGCCAAAATTCACGCGTGCCCACCACCAAATCCCAGTTCTTCTGGGTAATCTGGTGCGTGCCAGGTTTCACTTGCTCCCTGCCCCATgactctcccatcaatcacttcctcaaagctggagacctgtgacccTTCACATTACACTGTCAGTACCAAATTAGACTGGTATTTCTTAGCAGGAGGCACCACAGCGACCTCAGCGAAAAGCTAGTTGGGCAGCTGACCTACACGCATCAGGTGGAGGGGAAGAAACACGAAGCCCAAACAGGCAGTTTCCAAGtcattttattcagaattttgtgtttgtttcctgaATCAATAAATACTAtacaaaacaatgtaaaaatggCTACCattttctctcccctgctcccctcacctGGGGACCACCTCACTCAGGGGTTCTCCCTGTAGATTTGGTCCAGCAAAGGAGGCCAGACATTTAGCCCCTAGACTCACTATTGGAGACTTGGCTGGGGTAGGAAAGCCTTCAGAATCAGGTGACTAGGTTAGGGAAATGGATTAGTGTCTTGGGGGGAAGGAGACGGCGCCTGGGGCAGAGCCTACCCCAAAGAAAAGGGTGTCTAAAATGTTCACGGTTCCTTCTTTTTGCCTCAAAAAGTGACATTTAttcaaagagagaggaaaaaacaaaaaaaacaaaacaaaaaaaccaagatgtCCATCCCTTGGCTCCCGTCCCTCCCCCCTCAAGCTGTTCCTCAGCCCCCAAGGACTGAACTCTGGCTTGGGCCAGGTAGAACAGCCCCTCAAATGAGGTCAGCAACATTGAGGGGCATCTCTTCAATGGAGGTGTTGTAGAAAGTCTCAATGTCTCGAAGAGTCCTCTTGTCTTCTTCTGTCACCATGTTAATAGCCACACCCTTACGGCCAAACCGACCACCTCGGCCAattctgaagaagaaagagtaaTGTATTagaaagcagtgagggcagggtCTCGGCACAGGGAGTGTGAGGAGGCATCGCAGACCTGTTTACCTGTGGATGTAGTTTTCCCTGTTGGTGGGAAGGTCATAATTGATGACTAGGGAGACCTGCTGCACATCAATGCCTCTGGCCTGGGTCAAGAAAGGTAGTATTAGCCATTAGAGGGTACTCCACCCTGGCTGGCTAGGCTCGTGTAGGCAGCCAAAGGCAGGCCAAGGAAACAAGTATCCTTGTTCAGCAGAGACTTGGGCATGCCCATTTTTCTTCCAAGCTGCTACGTTCCTGAAAAGGGCACAGTCAGCCCCTTGGAGAGGGAATCACCTTGGACTCACTCTTCTCCCTGAACAGCATCTACTCACCAACAGGTCAGTGGTAATCAATACTCTGCTAGAACCAGACCGGAACTCCCTCATGATCACATCTCGTTCCTTTTGGTCCATATCTCCATGCTAGAGAACAAGGATGTATAAGCAAGGTGGCACAAGGCTGCTGGTGACCGAAATGTGCGTGCGTATGCGCGCACCCACACACGCAGACCTACTAACAAGACTGGAAAGGCTCACCATGGCAGAAACAGTGAAATCCCGGGCGTGCATCTTCTCCGTCAGCCAATCCACCTTCCTTCTGGTATTGATGAAGATCACCGCCTGGGTGATAGTCAGGGTCTCATACAAGTCACACAGCGTATCGAGCTTCCACTCCTGGAGACCCGGAAACAGCAGTCAGGGGCTATACCCAGCACTCACTGCCAGGCCCGCCGCCTGCACTGGGCCCCACCTCTCGCTCCACATTGATGTAGAACTGGCGGATACCCTCCAGGGTCAACTCTTCCTTCTTGACAAGAATCCGAATGGGGTCTCTCATGAACTTCTTGGTCACTTCAAGGACGTCAGAAGGCATTGTAGCAGACAACAAAACTACCTAGTAGGAAAAAAATGCATCATCCGTGAGTGGTGTGCACTCCCCACCACAACCAATCCCAGGTTCCTATCAACACTACTTACCTGTGTGTTGCTGTTAAGCTTCTGAAATATATCATAGATCTGGTCCTTGAACCCACGGCTTAACATTTCATCTGCTTCATCCAGCACAAACATCTTGATGTATTTAGGGGCTAGAAggcaggaaaaacacacacacacacacacacacacacacagtcagggaAATGTGAAACATTTAAATCTCTGAGTAAGAGAGGGCAGGCTTGAGGCAGACAGTCTGCTCTCAGAATACATGGACTGATCCTTTGCCCAAAGCCTCCCTGCCAAGCCAGACAACAGCCCTGGTAAGTAGAACACTCCCCAGGCTAAGGCAACAGGGGAGCTGGGCTCAGATGACACGCATGGGGTTCATCACAGAGCAACTCAATTCCAAGCAAGGGAAAATTAACATCCCATGGAAAGGCAGCTTGTCAGAGTAAGCCAGTAACTGGAAAAGCAGTGCTTACACAAGTATCTCCGGTTAAGCATATCAAACACCCGGCCGGGGGTGCCCACGATGATATGGGGAGCTTCCATTTGCAGCTTCTGCACCTCAGCACGCACATTGGTTCCCCCAATGCAGGCATGACAGGAGGCACCCATGTAGTCTCCTAACGCCATCACAACCTTTTGTATCTGCAAACAGACATCTACATCAGCTTGGGCTGTGCCAGGCAGCTCTTGTCCCCATACCCCAAACTGAAATTATTTTACCCTTTACCAGGCATCAGAGGTCTacttaatcatttcttttttggggttttgggttttttgagacagggcttctttgtgtatccttggctctcctggactcactttgtagaccacgttggcctcaaactcacagcaatccatccacctgcctctgagtgctgggatttaaggtgtgtgccaccacacccggctacttaatcctttcaaaacacacacacacaaatggcagTGTTAGGTCTACCCTGCCTCCTAGACCCACGGGTTCACAGTGCCTCTACATGAGCAGCCCTCTCAGGAGCATGGTAATATGCCCACAATGTAGGTTTACTTATTACACGTCTGCCACAGCACCAAGACTTTATGCATGCTAGCTAAGTGTtccactgagctatgcccccaGGCCATAGGCAAACAAAGCCCAAAATTGATGACACAGCTATACAGGACTCTTAAACCTGTGAACTTTCTAATTTACCACTTACATTGGCCCACACCAACACTAACTAGTGTGGATGTTAACTAGCATTGAGATCTTATGTGCCCCAGGCATgaaacagctttggccaccaaggcaggcatcaagctaggatgaacaaggggctgccatctgctctgcccctggcTGATATCAGAACAACACCACCAACgaggtgtctctttgcccattgccaggggTTTCTTCATGAGACAGCCAGCCCTGCTCACCTGGAATCCAGCAACAGACTTCCCTTCCCATTTGGTTCAGAAAACCGATAAAGGAAGTGGTTTTGTTGGTAGAAAAGTTGCTGATAATCAGGCCAATAAATCCCAACAGTTCTAAAAGCCATGACAAGACTCAATGGCATCTGAGAATGCGCACCTGACCTAACAATTGTcctttttcaggacagggtctctgtgcagtcctggcctcactctgtagaccaggctggcctggagggtgatcacagcaatctgcctgcctctgcttgccagagtgctaggattacgggTATCAGCCACGACAACCAGCTTGCTCTGTAATTCTTGAACCAGTTACTTAGAAAGTGGGATGGAAAGCACTCTTACCTGCTGTGCCAATTCACGAGTGGGTGCCAGAACCAGAGCCTGAGTAGCCTTCAGATCTAACTCGATCTGCTGCAGGATTGATATGGCAAACGTAGCCGTCTTCCCAGTGCCAGACTGGGCCTGAGCAATCACATCATAACCTACAGCCAGACCAAGAGTCAGACGTGGCGCAGGCGAACCTCGTCGGCTCACACAGCATTTGGACCGTCATGGCATTAGTAAGGGAACTAGATTGAATTGACTTCTTTTGTGACAAGggttctgtgtagcccagggctgtcctggattctgtaGACTTAAACTTACAAGAACCACCCACCTCTGaattccaagtgttgggattaaaggagtgggctGCAGTCACCATAAGGCCAACAAACAAGGTTGTAAACGAAGTGTTAGGGGCCTCACAAACCATAATATTGTGACAAAGTCCAGGGTACCAGAACATTCTGAACTCACACTAATTAGGCTAGCCCCAAAGCAGTACAAAGAAAGCCTGTGAACTGGAGACACCAACCCCTGCGTCTAAGGTAGCAGCAGCAGAAACTAAATAGTTTCCTTCTGGCTGCAAGGCCCACCACTCCACCCCAGGGCAGTCCCAAAATTTCTCCCGAGCAGTCTTACCCTTGATACAAGGAAGAATAGCTCGCTGCTGAATGGCAGAGGGCTTCTCAAAACCATAGGCATAGATACCACGGAGGAGGGATTCGGAGAGATTCATGTCATCAAAGCTATCCACAATCTCATTCCAGTTGCTCTGTAGGATGCAAACAAATTAACCAGGGAGGTACTAACATTAGTAACGTGTTTACACTAAAGCTTCCCACCCACTCCACCCTCCAGGTCTGCCACAATCTGGATGTCTGAGGTCGCTGTCACTCTAAGGAGGTGCCTGTTCAACCCAaacagacagggtctcacctcgATGACGCCTTCAGGCTCCATCCCATCGGGGCCATTGTCTCTGGATCTGTTGGTTCAAAACATTAGATTGGCTTCCTGCTTGACCAGAGCAAAGAAGCAACCAGCCCATTCCCGATCCGATCCCATTTGTTCCCAAAGTACAATCAAGAGGCACTTTAGAGCCATCTTCCTTGAAGATCAAGAGATCGTAAAGGGGCAGGGGCGCCTCCATACACACAGGACGCAGAGACGCGGGCTTCGCAGCCAGGCCCACAGGTTCTGGGTCCGGCGGATCAAAGCGTGTACACCTCCCTCCGGCGCACCAAGGCTACCGGAAGTCCCGCCCTCCATCTCCAAGTTCCGAGGGTGGGCCCGTCCCCTTCCCCCCACGTCATGCCGCCCGcgccctcccccactccctccggCCGCCCCCCCCCCGTTCCCAGTACCCGGATGTGGGAGGCCGCGGGCGGTGGCGGCCTCGCGCACAATGAGCCCCAGCCGCGCTAGCAAAAGGGGGAGATTGCACAACACAGACAAGCGAGGCAGACGGGGGGAGGGGAACCTCTCAAGCGGCCATGTGCTCATTCGCTCCGCCGCTCGGCGGCGTCTCCCCCGCCAGAAAAATCCACAACCCGCCCGCCCCCGTCGAGAAATGGCGTCGCCCTCCCATACCTCAGGCCGCTCACCCCCGAAGCAAAGTGGACCTGCCCATCCGCAGTTTGCCAATTGCCCGGCTTGTGCGGCAAAACGGACCCGCCCGCCCGGCGCCGGGTGGGCTCCCGGTGCCTCACGCGGCCGCTCCTCCGGGTTAGGCTCAGCCCTGGCCGCCAAGAAAACCAGCACCCTGAACGGCCGGCTTCTCCCTCCCGACCCACACTCCGAGCGCGGCGAGGGGCCTGTCTGGAGACCCCGGCACCCCTGCCTGCCGCGGTGGTCGCGCCGGAATGCTCCGGAACCCTCGCGCGCCCTGCCCGACGCGGGGAGGCGGCCAGACCCGCCGGCCCCGGGCCGCGCAGCCGCCGCTCCTGCTTCCCACGCTGGGTCGCGCCCTCGCCAGGCCGCCCTTCCCCGTCTCCGCGCCGGTGGCGGCGTCGGCCGTGGGAGCCTCCCCGTCCCCCCCGCGAGCGGCCCCTCCCGGTTCGGTTCCCCCGCAACCTGGGAGGTTCGGGGCGACGGGCCTCTCAACTTCCCCCCGGCGGGACCCTCGGAAGGGAGCGGCGGGTAAGTAGCCACACTCTGTTGCAAGCGCCTTTCTTACCGAGAATCCTGACTCGCAGACATGATCCTTAGAATCTAGGGCGGAGTGCCCGCCTATCGCCGACTTATAGAGCGCCCGACCCCGCCCCAGCCATCGCATTGGCTTGGCTGCCTCTGCCCCGCCTGCCGGCGCGCTGCAACCCGACGTGACGTTACTTTGTAGGCGCTTCAGCTCGCACGCCCTATTGGGTAGCGTGAGTGCCTATCAAAGTCGGCGCCCGCCCCGCAGCCTCATTGGGTGAAGCGCCCGCCCTTCTCGCCCGTACGGAAGTGACGTGAAGACGTCGGGCCTCGCGGTCGGGCAGCCATTTTGGAGCCCAGCACCTTTACACGTGCGGAGGCGATCGAGCCTCAGTCATGTGGTTCAGCGGGTCCTATCAAGCGACGGGGGTGAGGCCGTGGCCTCAGGGGACTTCCGGGCACTCGGGACTACCACTTCCCTTTACTTCTCTACAGTCCACGCGTTTATTAATTCTTCCGCTCAGAAAAGGTGTGTTCACAGTGTAGCAGGAACGACAAAACCGCAGCGCTATCTCAGAGGACAGGAAGTTTCCTCGACTGGAGGAAAATAAGGGATGGAACCCATTTCTGGGCTAAAGGGAACCCTAGGGAGGTAAGCTGCCAGGGTCTCGTCCCACTCCATCACTGGTTCCTTTTGTGTCTGTCCCCAGCTTCTCTGAGCCTTGCTTATTTTGAGGCTtcattcctgcctctgctcccctgtCGTGTACAGTTTGATTGTAGGAGGAAGCGTTGGCGTAGATAGAAAGCTGATTTCTAAGATCTCAAGACCTGAAAGGGGCAGctaacagcagcagctgctgtatTAGGGCCTCTCAAGGAAAACCACCACTTAGGTATCTTCAAAGGATCCTTTATTGACCAGAGCAGGACCGTggcatttttatatatatttatatataaaaaaaagtttgaagATCTGGCAGGCAGTAGTCCCTTCGCCCGCCCACCCCCCACGCTGTTTTCCTGCCCCCTGAACACGGAAGGAGGAATGGATATGCTCCACCTAGGCCACAGGCAACACTCCCTAGAGGGAGAAAAGGGCTTGTATGTGGCCATTCCCCTCCCATCAGAAATCAACATtcttgcaaagaaaacaaaatacagaaatcaaacatttaaatatgaaaaaccaaagggaattGGGTGGGGAGACAAAGGAACTGGAGTTTCTTGGGAAGGGTCTCCCTTGTTGCCCTGCCCAGTACTGGGCTAAGGGTCTGGGGTCTGAGGCTCACACAGTGAGTTTGCAGTGACACAGTTCCTTGTAGATCTGCCGTCGGAGTTTGGGCATGTCCTGCTGGGTGAAGCCGA
The genomic region above belongs to Acomys russatus chromosome 25, mAcoRus1.1, whole genome shotgun sequence and contains:
- the Cd68 gene encoding macrosialin; this encodes MGDGAEGAPGQELVPGLPTNLLLEAQGTGKDCPKKKAATLLPSFTVTPTASPTSSHRLTTTSPANSTVHPTSNGTATSSGHETTPTHNPATTSSHGNATVYPTANGTASTPRFSTSGPHPGPPPPSPSPSPGSKGALGNYTWANDSQPCVQLQAQIQIRILYPTQGGGKAWGISVLNPNKTKVQGGCDKANPHLPLSFPYGQLTFGFKQDLQQSPGVVYLNYMAVEYNVSFPQADQWTFSAQNPSLRLLHAPLGRSFCCRNSSIALSPAVRIDLLSLRLQAAQLPDTGRFGPCFSCPGDQSLLLPLIIGLVLLGLLTLVLLAFCISRRRQPAYQPL
- the Eif4a1 gene encoding eukaryotic initiation factor 4A-I isoform X1, which translates into the protein MSASQDSRSRDNGPDGMEPEGVIESNWNEIVDSFDDMNLSESLLRGIYAYGFEKPSAIQQRAILPCIKGYDVIAQAQSGTGKTATFAISILQQIELDLKATQALVLAPTRELAQQIQKVVMALGDYMGASCHACIGGTNVRAEVQKLQMEAPHIIVGTPGRVFDMLNRRYLSPKYIKMFVLDEADEMLSRGFKDQIYDIFQKLNSNTQVVLLSATMPSDVLEVTKKFMRDPIRILVKKEELTLEGIRQFYINVEREEWKLDTLCDLYETLTITQAVIFINTRRKVDWLTEKMHARDFTVSAMHGDMDQKERDVIMREFRSGSSRVLITTDLLARGIDVQQVSLVINYDLPTNRENYIHRIGRGGRFGRKGVAINMVTEEDKRTLRDIETFYNTSIEEMPLNVADLI
- the Eif4a1 gene encoding eukaryotic initiation factor 4A-I isoform X2, with amino-acid sequence MPMVLRSPLPFSSELFFLVSRIQKVVMALGDYMGASCHACIGGTNVRAEVQKLQMEAPHIIVGTPGRVFDMLNRRYLSPKYIKMFVLDEADEMLSRGFKDQIYDIFQKLNSNTQVVLLSATMPSDVLEVTKKFMRDPIRILVKKEELTLEGIRQFYINVEREEWKLDTLCDLYETLTITQAVIFINTRRKVDWLTEKMHARDFTVSAMHGDMDQKERDVIMREFRSGSSRVLITTDLLARGIDVQQVSLVINYDLPTNRENYIHRIGRGGRFGRKGVAINMVTEEDKRTLRDIETFYNTSIEEMPLNVADLI